A genome region from Pseudanabaena sp. Chao 1811 includes the following:
- a CDS encoding pentapeptide repeat-containing protein yields the protein MNSQTYDYKDQSLQDQSFVGQDLTGADFSGADLRGCDFTRATLIGANFERSTTGQTPQQIRNAILSIIMGMIGMIIIIFILSFLIITIDNLLFSWFGEIYRRIVSVLSSIFLFLLYFFQSLIMDGFPKTSNFLANTVIASLTTIMLLLTLGLIGISFSGGGSILFLIPAIISGIVTSRLFTWLMEAIKGGIGTSFKKANLTGANFSHALIYNTDFSFALLTGICIEGWLVDSLSVFTKSQCEYLYWQSPQERYPQTGQFQEHDWEKFLQKFIKN from the coding sequence ATGAACAGTCAAACCTACGATTACAAAGACCAAAGTTTGCAGGATCAATCTTTTGTTGGACAAGATTTGACAGGAGCAGATTTTAGTGGCGCAGATTTACGGGGATGTGATTTTACAAGAGCAACTTTAATCGGAGCTAACTTTGAGCGATCAACTACAGGACAAACTCCTCAACAAATTCGTAATGCCATTCTTTCTATCATTATGGGCATGATTGGGATGATCATCATAATCTTCATCCTCAGCTTTCTCATCATAACAATTGATAATCTTCTATTTAGTTGGTTTGGAGAAATTTATCGAAGAATTGTGAGTGTTTTATCTAGTATTTTTCTATTTTTGTTATATTTCTTTCAAAGCCTGATTATGGATGGTTTTCCCAAGACATCTAACTTTTTGGCTAACACTGTGATCGCCAGCCTCACAACCATAATGCTTTTGTTAACATTAGGGCTTATAGGTATCAGTTTTTCGGGCGGTGGATCAATTCTTTTTCTAATTCCCGCGATTATTTCGGGAATTGTTACTTCTAGACTATTTACATGGTTAATGGAAGCTATTAAAGGAGGAATTGGAACTTCTTTTAAGAAAGCTAACCTAACTGGGGCAAATTTTAGTCATGCACTAATCTATAACACTGATTTTTCCTTTGCCTTATTGACAGGCATCTGTATTGAAGGATGGCTAGTGGACTCACTGAGTGTATTTACAAAATCTCAATGCGAATACCTGTATTGGCAGTCTCCGCAAGAACGTTATCCCCAAACTGGTCAATTTCAAGAGCATGACTGGGAAAAGTTTCTCCAAAAATTTATTAAAAACTAA
- a CDS encoding DUF4912 domain-containing protein has product MARERPPLEEMTLRQLRKVAAELEISRYSRMRKSQLLADIQTILSAQGTASTTDSSNSETQEIVEASKFNLGSEETEENLEALAAIDKSIGDLPTGYGESRIVLLPRDPQWAYVYWDVPNAHKEELRKQGGQQLALRLYDATDVNLDYQTPNNLQEYNSDELAREWYLPIPISDRDYVAELGYRCADGRWLVLTRSKVVHVPPVFPSEWVEDNFITVPWDQTLIGQTFFTLVPPAKKAAPAPEETTTTADTSYDEIFNIAREAEIQRISGSLYGSMQHESGIGMAPESISSYIFPSGAGLFAGAAGALSASGINYSGIGMESSYSFFSSEAPIRPRQFWLVADAELIVYGATEPDASVTIGGRPIKLNADGTFRFHTSFQDGIQDYPIFAVAADGEQNRAIHMKFERQTLERRTNTKEEAIPEWIS; this is encoded by the coding sequence ATGGCGAGGGAACGTCCTCCCCTAGAAGAGATGACCTTGCGTCAACTTCGCAAAGTAGCAGCAGAGCTAGAAATTTCTCGCTATAGTCGAATGCGAAAATCTCAGCTACTAGCTGATATCCAAACCATTCTTTCCGCTCAAGGCACAGCCTCAACCACAGATAGCAGTAACTCGGAGACACAAGAAATCGTGGAAGCATCAAAGTTTAATTTGGGTAGTGAAGAAACAGAGGAAAACTTAGAGGCACTTGCCGCTATTGACAAGAGCATTGGCGATCTCCCCACAGGTTACGGTGAGAGCCGTATCGTATTATTGCCCCGTGATCCTCAATGGGCTTATGTATATTGGGATGTACCTAATGCTCATAAAGAAGAGTTGAGAAAGCAAGGTGGTCAACAGTTGGCTCTACGTCTATACGATGCCACTGATGTGAACTTAGACTACCAAACTCCTAACAACTTACAGGAATACAATAGTGACGAACTTGCTCGTGAATGGTATTTGCCTATTCCGATTAGCGATCGCGACTATGTAGCCGAACTTGGCTACCGTTGTGCCGATGGTCGTTGGTTAGTCCTAACTCGCTCTAAGGTTGTCCATGTTCCTCCTGTATTCCCATCGGAATGGGTAGAAGATAACTTTATTACCGTACCTTGGGATCAAACCCTCATAGGTCAGACCTTCTTCACATTGGTTCCTCCAGCGAAGAAAGCAGCACCCGCTCCTGAAGAGACCACAACTACTGCCGATACCTCCTACGACGAAATCTTCAACATCGCTCGCGAAGCTGAAATTCAACGTATTTCTGGTTCACTCTATGGCTCGATGCAGCATGAGTCTGGCATTGGTATGGCTCCTGAATCCATCAGCTCCTACATCTTCCCATCAGGTGCAGGACTATTTGCTGGTGCAGCAGGTGCGCTCAGTGCGAGTGGTATCAACTACTCTGGCATTGGTATGGAGTCCAGCTACAGTTTCTTCTCTAGCGAAGCACCCATCCGTCCTCGCCAGTTCTGGTTAGTTGCCGATGCTGAGTTGATTGTTTATGGTGCAACTGAGCCTGATGCCTCTGTCACCATTGGTGGTCGCCCAATCAAGCTCAATGCTGACGGTACATTCCGCTTCCACACTTCTTTCCAAGACGGTATTCAAGATTATCCAATCTTTGCCGTGGCGGCAGATGGCGAACAAAATCGCGCTATCCACATGAAGTTCGAGCGCCAAACCCTTGAGCGTCGTACTAACACCAAGGAAGAAGCAATTCCTGAATGGATTAGCTAA
- the leuB gene encoding 3-isopropylmalate dehydrogenase codes for MSKNYKITLLPGDGIGPEIMKVAVAVLQAIAPKFDLTFSFETALIGGAAIDATGHPLPDETLQSCKNSDAVLLAAVGGDKWDSMPSHLRPEQALLGLRGGMELFANLRPAQILPQLIDASTLKREVVEGVDILVVRELTGGIYFGKPKGIVADENGVRRGFNTMVYTETEIDRIAKVGFEAAQKRRGSVVSVDKSNVLDVSQLWRERVTAISKDYPDVKLSHMYVDNATMQIIRNPKQFDVILTSNLFGDILSDAAAMLTGSIGMLPSASLGVAGTPGVFEPVHGSAPDIAGKDLANPLAQVLSAAMMLRYAFNEGAAADAIEAAVNKVLDAGKRTGDIMADGCERLGCVAMGEALLAAI; via the coding sequence ATGTCTAAAAACTATAAGATTACGCTTTTGCCTGGGGACGGAATTGGTCCTGAAATTATGAAGGTAGCAGTGGCAGTGCTTCAGGCGATCGCTCCAAAATTTGATCTGACTTTTTCCTTTGAGACGGCTTTAATCGGTGGAGCAGCGATCGATGCCACGGGACACCCACTGCCCGATGAAACCCTGCAATCATGTAAAAATAGCGATGCAGTTTTGCTCGCAGCCGTAGGTGGTGATAAGTGGGACTCAATGCCATCGCATTTACGACCTGAACAAGCATTACTAGGCTTACGGGGTGGAATGGAACTATTCGCCAATTTACGTCCTGCTCAGATTTTGCCCCAACTAATTGATGCCTCTACTTTAAAGCGTGAAGTGGTCGAAGGCGTAGATATTTTAGTAGTGCGCGAACTCACGGGTGGTATCTATTTTGGTAAGCCAAAGGGGATTGTTGCCGATGAAAATGGTGTGCGTCGCGGCTTCAATACGATGGTCTATACCGAGACAGAAATCGATCGCATTGCCAAAGTTGGCTTTGAAGCAGCTCAAAAACGTCGTGGTTCTGTTGTTTCTGTTGATAAGTCAAACGTATTAGATGTGTCGCAGCTATGGCGGGAACGTGTAACTGCAATTTCTAAAGATTATCCCGATGTGAAGCTATCGCATATGTATGTTGATAACGCAACAATGCAGATTATCCGCAATCCTAAGCAATTTGACGTAATTCTCACCAGTAACCTCTTTGGCGATATCCTCTCCGATGCGGCGGCAATGCTGACTGGTAGTATCGGCATGTTACCATCGGCTAGCCTTGGAGTTGCAGGTACACCTGGGGTATTTGAACCTGTGCATGGTTCTGCACCTGACATTGCAGGTAAAGATTTAGCAAATCCCTTGGCACAGGTTTTGAGTGCCGCGATGATGTTGCGCTATGCCTTTAATGAAGGTGCAGCAGCCGATGCGATCGAGGCGGCAGTAAATAAAGTCCTTGATGCGGGTAAACGTACAGGCGACATCATGGCTGATGGTTGCGAAAGATTGGGATGTGTGGCAATGGGCGAAGCACTACTAGCCGCAATCTAA
- a CDS encoding ABC transporter ATP-binding protein, with product MTAVPTVRTHRLTKQFDNHIAVNHIDLQIDRGEVYGLIGPNGAGKTTLIRMLAASEEPTAGEIYINGARFLRGQNNPELKRQLGYLPDDFPLYDDLTVWDYLDYFARLYFLRDPQRSQRLHEVIELVELENKRNEIIATLSRGMKQRLSLARSIIHNPTLLLLDEPVSGLDPLARVQVRNIIKSLQQQGMTILISSHILSDLAEICTSIGIMELGRLVESSRLQELYDRNNQDQQQLLISTLGNLEDLQTVLKRSPSVQEVEVLTGLPSVRVQFSGSIEDCAALLKALIEAGIPISSFHRTQETLENIFLKLGYKQTS from the coding sequence ATGACAGCAGTACCAACGGTTCGCACTCACCGATTGACAAAACAGTTTGACAATCACATTGCCGTAAATCATATCGATTTGCAGATCGATCGCGGTGAAGTTTATGGTCTTATTGGTCCTAATGGTGCGGGGAAAACCACCTTGATTAGGATGCTGGCAGCTTCTGAAGAACCAACCGCAGGTGAGATTTATATTAATGGGGCAAGGTTTTTGCGTGGGCAAAACAATCCTGAACTGAAGCGACAACTGGGATATTTGCCCGATGACTTTCCCCTTTACGATGACCTTACAGTTTGGGATTATCTCGATTATTTTGCCCGTTTATATTTTTTGAGAGATCCCCAGCGATCGCAAAGATTGCATGAAGTGATCGAACTAGTAGAATTGGAAAATAAAAGAAATGAAATAATTGCTACCCTCTCGCGAGGGATGAAACAGCGTCTCAGCCTTGCAAGGAGTATTATTCACAATCCCACCTTACTATTGCTAGATGAACCCGTATCAGGACTCGATCCCCTTGCGCGGGTGCAGGTTCGTAATATTATCAAATCCTTACAGCAGCAAGGGATGACGATTCTCATTTCATCGCATATTTTGAGCGATCTAGCGGAAATCTGCACATCGATTGGAATTATGGAGTTAGGCAGATTAGTTGAGAGTTCTCGCCTACAAGAGCTTTACGATCGCAATAATCAGGATCAACAGCAGTTACTCATTTCTACCCTCGGTAATCTCGAAGACTTGCAAACAGTATTAAAGCGATCGCCATCAGTGCAGGAAGTAGAAGTACTCACAGGGCTTCCCAGCGTGCGTGTACAGTTCTCTGGCAGTATTGAAGACTGTGCTGCTTTACTTAAGGCTCTCATCGAAGCAGGCATTCCCATTTCCAGTTTCCACCGCACGCAAGAAACCTTAGAAAATATTTTCCTGAAGCTGGGCTATAAACAAACAAGTTAA
- a CDS encoding sensor histidine kinase, whose product MATGLATIYEALLQDAQTREFVEELHQTDAKEFWHRAIAVLQQFSMQMSLKGFLLTHHPYIFPNAAFRQPDLQTWVLTTSKSSLFPTGSLPIGNTQVIAIPKSDVLNQEWFCILVTETFSILVLSSPNSHSCLWSLHPQAIQTAIATLSPRIRRHEQQTLFQTKLQQFPLTMPPYQIMARFGAILMAQSSIHQELPIPEIQEVDIIKAITHEVRTPLTTIRMLVRSLKRRKDVSTEVKTRLDRVDAECTEQIERFNLIFEAAQLDSYPIMLEATQIGEILSDGFMRWQEHAGRRQISLEMILPTEIPAICSNGLLLSQVLNGLVDRLVRSFPPDSHIQLILTSAGEYLKLQFQSQVPQQGGGDLPLLKAVGQWLMLQPETGTLSLSLPTTKTLLKALGGKLTVRMHSSTAAYDGEILTIFLPFY is encoded by the coding sequence TTGGCGACAGGATTGGCAACAATATACGAGGCATTGCTCCAAGACGCACAAACCCGTGAGTTTGTCGAAGAATTGCACCAAACTGACGCAAAGGAGTTTTGGCATCGGGCGATCGCTGTACTTCAGCAATTTTCGATGCAGATGTCCCTTAAAGGTTTTTTGCTCACCCATCATCCTTATATTTTCCCCAATGCTGCTTTTCGGCAACCTGATCTACAAACTTGGGTTTTGACTACGAGCAAATCTTCGTTATTTCCTACAGGTTCTTTACCGATTGGCAATACACAGGTTATCGCCATCCCTAAATCCGATGTTCTAAATCAGGAATGGTTTTGCATTTTAGTCACTGAGACCTTTAGCATTTTGGTGTTATCTTCACCCAATAGCCATAGCTGCCTCTGGTCATTACATCCGCAGGCAATTCAGACCGCGATCGCGACTTTATCACCGCGTATCCGTCGGCATGAACAGCAGACTTTGTTCCAAACGAAATTGCAACAATTCCCGCTAACAATGCCTCCCTATCAAATCATGGCAAGGTTTGGCGCGATTTTGATGGCACAAAGTTCTATTCATCAAGAATTACCAATTCCTGAGATCCAAGAAGTCGATATTATTAAGGCAATTACCCATGAGGTAAGGACTCCACTTACAACGATCAGAATGTTAGTGCGATCGCTCAAACGGCGCAAAGATGTCTCTACCGAAGTCAAAACTCGCCTAGATCGAGTGGATGCTGAATGTACAGAACAGATTGAAAGATTTAATTTGATTTTCGAGGCGGCGCAGTTGGATAGCTATCCAATTATGTTGGAGGCAACGCAAATAGGAGAGATTCTTAGTGATGGTTTTATGCGTTGGCAAGAACATGCAGGACGTAGACAAATTTCCTTAGAAATGATTTTACCAACAGAGATTCCTGCAATTTGTAGTAATGGTTTACTTCTATCACAGGTCCTCAATGGTTTAGTTGATCGCTTAGTTCGCAGTTTTCCGCCCGATAGCCATATCCAACTAATTCTCACTAGTGCAGGGGAATATCTCAAATTACAATTCCAATCCCAAGTTCCTCAACAAGGTGGTGGTGATTTACCACTTCTCAAAGCGGTGGGACAATGGCTAATGCTCCAACCCGAAACGGGTACATTGAGCCTGAGTTTACCAACGACAAAAACCCTGCTCAAGGCTTTAGGTGGTAAGCTTACCGTCAGAATGCACTCCAGTACTGCTGCCTACGATGGCGAAATTCTGACAATCTTTTTGCCATTCTATTAG
- a CDS encoding TldD/PmbA family protein has translation MIRHLEEQNLEHAFYQLADRLIDSLHVGEHLTINLDSERSQFTRFNNAKVRQSGVVADGNVTISLIDNQREAYAEFPFTGDRAIDFTYATESLNYLRQEVAQIPENPYLVIPENQGSSREVYQGNLLPPEDAIATILAPINKIDFTGFYASGSIIRASANSAGQRHWFATDSFFVDYSMFVQTNSGEKAVKGIYAGKDWHTEGYQSQIARSQQQSVALQRPSKTVARGQYRTYFAPAASSELLNFLAWSVGEASFQQGSSALLKLKNQERTLSPLLSLSENFSYGNVPRFNNLGEVAPEYLPIISNGKLVNSLVSSRSAMEYGKEANGASGGESMRSPEVDAGNLAEANILQQLDTGLYLSNLHYLNWSDRTGGRITGMTRYACFWVEDGEFISPIENLRFDDSIYDFFGDNLEDLTDFREFIPNTGTYEKRSLGGILVPGMLAKKFTFTL, from the coding sequence ATGATCAGACACTTGGAAGAACAAAATCTGGAGCACGCATTTTATCAACTTGCCGATCGCCTGATTGATAGTCTCCATGTAGGTGAGCATCTAACTATTAATTTAGATAGTGAGCGTAGCCAGTTCACAAGGTTTAATAATGCTAAGGTTCGCCAATCAGGAGTTGTTGCTGATGGGAACGTGACAATTTCCTTGATTGACAATCAACGGGAAGCCTATGCTGAGTTCCCATTTACAGGCGATCGCGCAATTGACTTTACCTATGCCACTGAAAGTCTCAACTATTTACGTCAAGAAGTTGCTCAAATCCCTGAGAATCCCTATCTAGTCATACCTGAAAATCAGGGTTCGAGTCGTGAAGTCTATCAAGGTAATTTGTTGCCACCCGAAGATGCGATCGCTACAATTCTCGCTCCCATAAATAAGATCGACTTTACTGGATTCTATGCTTCAGGCTCAATCATCCGTGCTAGTGCTAATTCCGCAGGTCAGAGACATTGGTTTGCCACGGATTCCTTTTTCGTCGATTATTCAATGTTTGTTCAGACCAATTCAGGAGAAAAAGCGGTCAAGGGTATCTATGCAGGTAAAGATTGGCATACCGAAGGTTATCAATCACAGATTGCGCGATCGCAACAACAATCAGTCGCCTTACAAAGACCTAGTAAAACTGTAGCTCGTGGACAATATCGTACCTACTTTGCCCCTGCTGCATCTTCAGAGCTATTGAATTTTTTGGCTTGGAGTGTGGGAGAAGCTAGTTTTCAACAGGGTAGTAGCGCTCTTTTAAAATTAAAAAATCAAGAACGGACACTCTCACCATTGCTATCCCTTAGTGAAAATTTCAGCTATGGCAATGTTCCTCGATTTAATAATTTAGGAGAAGTTGCACCTGAATATTTGCCCATTATTAGCAATGGCAAGCTAGTTAATAGTTTGGTTAGTTCGCGAAGTGCTATGGAATATGGCAAAGAAGCCAATGGTGCAAGCGGTGGTGAGTCGATGAGATCGCCTGAAGTTGATGCAGGAAATCTTGCTGAAGCCAATATTCTCCAACAATTAGATACGGGACTTTATCTATCAAACCTCCATTATTTAAACTGGAGCGATCGCACAGGCGGCAGAATCACAGGTATGACTCGTTACGCTTGTTTTTGGGTAGAAGATGGCGAATTTATCTCCCCAATTGAAAATTTGCGATTTGATGATAGTATTTATGACTTTTTTGGAGATAATCTCGAAGATTTGACTGATTTTCGAGAATTTATTCCTAATACTGGTACTTACGAAAAGCGATCATTGGGAGGCATTCTTGTGCCTGGAATGTTAGCAAAAAAATTTACATTTACCTTGTAA
- a CDS encoding EAL domain-containing protein gives MIAIKTLKSRWAKLPRKIQQWGGFLLSSGSVYLLIFGLRWLGWLQPSEWAAFDLFIQLRPVEPVDERIIIVGVQESDIRYLGKWPVSDLVLAKILKKIRVQQPKVIGLDLYRDIPVGEGYAELEQVFKTTPNLIGIEKSIGDRFNTVIAPPPTLKALGQVAANDVIVDPDGRLRRALLYPMPTGNEGIPSLGLAVALAYLKEKGIEPQSSTGGYLQLGKTIFKPLESSDGSYVRTDAGGYQILMNYHGSSLKFRQVSLEDVLENRIPANLMRDRIVLIGAQTPSLNDIFYTPYSSNFIASPTQISGVEFQANIIKMVVGSVLEDRPLIKVWTDVWEELWIASWSIIGSAIVAICATRRFWLLVGSVLFFAVVLIGGTYLLFLAGWWIPFTPCVLTYTVSMLVMQSYVYVARLRELNAALSDSIELLAHDASHDALTGLPNRNLFMDRVEHAIKYSKRHPSYLFAIFFIDLDRFKMINDSLGHNVGDLFLQEIAKLLQSCLRSIDTVARIGGDEFTILIDDIQDVSEALIIADRILNRFLSPVMINGEAIYPSASIGIVINTQDYNSCVDLLRDADIAMYRAKDLGKGRYTLFDQEMYEQTLRLTQLESELHYALDHQEFELYYQPIVSLKNERLTGFEALIRWKNPKRGFISPIEFIPLAEDTGLIIAVGDWVIQEACQQLQDWLHKFPEAASLKMSINLASHQIRESDLLDKLDLILSKTGIDGNSIRLEITESTLMDQSEETINKLSQLRARNIQLSIDDFGQGYSSLSYLHRFPINILKIDRAFVNQMTDGGENIEIVRTITMLAHTLNMSVVAEGVETQQQADILKGLGCEFGQGYLFSRPLTAADAEMAIAKSVSLSQVS, from the coding sequence ATGATTGCTATTAAGACCTTGAAGTCCAGATGGGCGAAGTTACCACGGAAAATCCAACAATGGGGAGGATTTTTGCTGTCGAGTGGTAGTGTATATCTATTAATATTTGGACTGCGTTGGTTGGGCTGGTTACAGCCTAGTGAATGGGCGGCTTTTGACTTGTTTATCCAGCTTCGACCTGTTGAGCCAGTAGATGAAAGAATTATTATTGTTGGCGTGCAGGAGTCAGATATTCGGTATCTGGGCAAATGGCCAGTTTCTGACCTTGTGCTAGCAAAGATTTTAAAAAAAATTCGTGTCCAACAGCCTAAAGTTATTGGACTAGATTTATATCGAGATATTCCTGTAGGAGAGGGATACGCAGAGTTAGAACAGGTTTTTAAAACTACACCAAATCTAATTGGTATTGAAAAGAGCATTGGCGATCGCTTTAATACCGTGATTGCCCCACCTCCTACGTTAAAAGCTTTGGGACAGGTCGCAGCAAATGATGTAATTGTCGATCCTGATGGGAGGTTGCGTCGGGCTTTACTCTATCCGATGCCCACAGGTAATGAGGGGATACCCAGTTTGGGTTTAGCGGTTGCTCTAGCCTATTTAAAGGAAAAAGGTATTGAACCGCAGTCTTCAACGGGGGGATATTTACAACTTGGGAAAACTATTTTTAAGCCTTTAGAAAGTAGTGATGGTAGTTATGTCCGCACTGATGCGGGAGGCTATCAGATCCTCATGAATTATCATGGATCTTCACTTAAATTTCGTCAAGTTTCCCTTGAGGATGTTTTAGAAAATCGAATTCCTGCTAATTTAATGCGCGATCGCATTGTCTTAATTGGTGCTCAAACCCCTAGCTTGAATGACATTTTCTATACCCCCTATAGCAGTAATTTCATTGCCTCACCAACTCAAATTTCAGGCGTGGAGTTTCAAGCAAATATTATCAAAATGGTTGTGGGGTCAGTTTTAGAAGATCGTCCCCTCATTAAAGTCTGGACAGATGTTTGGGAAGAGCTATGGATTGCAAGTTGGTCAATTATTGGATCAGCGATCGTGGCAATATGCGCGACTAGGCGTTTCTGGCTACTAGTTGGCTCAGTACTATTCTTTGCAGTTGTTTTGATTGGAGGAACCTATTTATTATTCCTTGCAGGTTGGTGGATACCTTTTACACCATGTGTATTAACTTATACCGTTTCTATGCTCGTAATGCAGAGTTATGTCTACGTTGCAAGACTACGGGAACTCAATGCAGCTCTATCGGATTCGATCGAGTTACTAGCCCATGACGCTTCCCATGATGCACTTACGGGGCTTCCCAATCGCAACCTATTTATGGATCGCGTAGAACATGCGATCAAATACAGCAAACGTCATCCCAGTTATCTATTCGCGATCTTTTTCATTGACTTAGACCGTTTCAAAATGATTAACGATAGTCTAGGACATAATGTTGGCGATCTATTTTTGCAGGAGATTGCCAAGCTTTTACAAAGCTGCTTAAGGTCTATTGATACCGTTGCGCGAATTGGTGGAGATGAATTCACAATTCTCATTGATGATATTCAAGATGTTAGTGAAGCGTTGATTATTGCTGATCGCATTCTCAACAGGTTTCTCTCTCCCGTCATGATTAATGGAGAAGCAATTTATCCGAGTGCCAGTATTGGCATTGTGATCAATACCCAAGATTACAATAGTTGCGTGGATTTGCTTAGAGATGCAGATATCGCCATGTATCGCGCCAAAGATCTGGGCAAGGGAAGATATACACTCTTTGATCAAGAGATGTATGAACAAACCCTCCGCTTGACACAACTAGAGAGCGAATTACATTATGCCTTAGATCATCAAGAGTTTGAGCTTTACTATCAACCCATTGTCTCATTAAAAAATGAGCGATTGACTGGATTTGAGGCGTTAATCCGTTGGAAAAATCCCAAACGAGGCTTTATTTCGCCGATAGAATTCATTCCCCTTGCTGAAGATACGGGATTGATCATAGCGGTTGGTGATTGGGTAATACAGGAAGCATGTCAACAACTACAAGATTGGCTCCATAAATTCCCTGAAGCTGCCAGTTTGAAGATGAGTATCAATTTAGCTAGCCATCAAATTCGCGAATCAGATTTATTAGATAAATTAGATCTAATTCTCTCTAAAACTGGGATTGATGGAAATTCTATCCGTTTAGAAATTACGGAAAGCACTTTAATGGATCAGAGTGAGGAGACAATTAATAAGCTTTCCCAACTGAGAGCCAGAAATATTCAGCTTAGTATTGATGATTTTGGACAGGGGTATTCTTCTCTAAGCTATTTACATCGCTTTCCCATTAACATTCTCAAAATTGATCGGGCTTTTGTAAATCAAATGACAGATGGCGGTGAGAATATCGAAATTGTACGGACGATTACGATGCTTGCCCATACGTTAAATATGAGTGTGGTTGCGGAAGGAGTGGAAACTCAGCAGCAGGCTGATATTTTAAAGGGACTGGGTTGTGAGTTTGGACAAGGTTATCTATTCTCTAGACCTTTGACTGCTGCTGATGCTGAAATGGCGATCGCGAAGAGTGTTAGTTTGTCTCAGGTAAGCTAA
- a CDS encoding S66 peptidase family protein — translation MQPTQVPPSINSSQKVRVIAPSGALREWERFEQGVKVWRDRGYELVIPEDLSQPWGYLAGTDEQRHQQLIEAWNDPECVAIACARGGYGSMRLLEKLDWQQLSDRPKWLIGFSDITALLWGFAKNKNISGLHAPVLTTLGNEPARSQQQLFDWLEGKVDEITLTGEGWGHGKATGVLLPANLTLATNFIGTPICPNLDNVILAIEDVGEAPYRVDRMLTHWRWSGHLQKLKGIAIGRFSQSEVSTPSFKMEEVWRDRLSDLGIPIVMNLPFGHDGENVPLAVGCNAAIDAVNGTLSYSRKILR, via the coding sequence ATGCAGCCAACTCAAGTCCCACCAAGTATCAATTCTTCTCAAAAGGTGCGTGTCATTGCTCCTAGTGGAGCATTGCGAGAATGGGAACGTTTTGAGCAAGGTGTTAAAGTTTGGCGCGATCGCGGCTATGAATTGGTAATTCCAGAGGATTTAAGCCAACCTTGGGGCTATCTTGCAGGAACCGATGAGCAACGTCATCAGCAATTGATTGAGGCTTGGAACGATCCTGAATGTGTGGCGATCGCCTGTGCGCGGGGTGGTTACGGCTCCATGCGACTGCTGGAAAAATTAGATTGGCAACAGCTTAGTGATCGCCCCAAATGGTTAATTGGTTTCTCTGATATCACAGCTTTACTTTGGGGATTTGCAAAAAATAAAAATATCAGTGGTTTACATGCACCTGTCCTAACGACTTTGGGCAATGAACCAGCACGATCACAACAACAATTGTTTGATTGGCTAGAAGGTAAAGTTGACGAAATCACCCTAACAGGAGAAGGATGGGGTCATGGCAAAGCCACAGGTGTTCTCCTTCCCGCCAATCTCACCCTCGCGACTAACTTCATCGGTACTCCCATCTGTCCTAATCTCGACAATGTAATTTTAGCGATCGAAGATGTGGGTGAGGCTCCCTATCGTGTTGATCGGATGTTAACCCACTGGCGTTGGTCTGGTCATTTACAAAAACTCAAAGGTATTGCGATCGGTCGTTTTAGTCAATCTGAAGTGTCAACACCGAGTTTTAAAATGGAGGAAGTATGGCGCGATCGCCTATCCGATTTAGGAATTCCGATTGTCATGAATTTACCCTTCGGACATGATGGCGAAAACGTTCCTTTAGCTGTTGGCTGTAATGCCGCAATCGACGCAGTTAATGGAACCTTGAGTTATAGCAGAAAAATACTAAGATAA